From one Rosa rugosa chromosome 4, drRosRugo1.1, whole genome shotgun sequence genomic stretch:
- the LOC133742868 gene encoding endochitinase EP3-like, which yields MGSPAFSCAIPKNIRKQQQLVIVAGIALVLVLCVSVVEGQNCGCAADLCCSRYGYCGTGDDYCGTGCQEGPCKTAPLPPSTSDVPVADIVTPTFFNGIIDQSEASCAGKDFYSRATFLDALELFDQFGKIGSLDDSKREIAAFFAHVTHETGHFCYIEEIDGASKDYCDETNTEYPCNPNKGYYGRGPIQLSWNFNYGPAGESIGFDGLNSPESVANDPLIAFQTALWYWMKNVRPVIVEGFGETIRAINGALECDGGNPTTVQKRVDYYIDYCNQLGVAPGDNLTC from the exons ATGGGTTCACCTGCTTTCTCTTGTGCAATACCGAAAAACATACGGAAGCAGCAGCAGCTTGTCATTGTGGCTGGAATAGCTCTGGTGCTAGTCCTATGTGTAAGTGTAGTTGAGGGTCAAAATTGTGGTTGTGCTGCAGACCTGTGCTGCAGCCGATACGGCTACTGCGGCACAGGTGACGACTACTGCGGGACGGGATGCCAAGAGGGGCCTTGCAAAACGGCGCCTCTACCTCCCAGTACCAGTGATGTTCCGGTGGCCGACATCGTGACCCCGACATTCTTCAACGGGATAATTGATCAATCGGAAGCAAGCTGTGCCGGGAAGGACTTCTATTCTCGGGCTACGTTCCTTGATGCTCTCGAGTTGTTTGATCAGTTTGGTAAGATTGGTTCCCTTGATGATTCTAAACGGGAGATCGCCGCCTTCTTTGCCCACGTCACCCATGAGACTGGAC ATTTTTGCTACATAGAAGAGATAGACGGAGCATCAAAAGACTACTGCGACGAGACTAACACGGAATATCCATGCAATCCGAACAAAGGTTATTACGGCCGCGGACCCATCCAACTATCGTGGAACTTCAATTACGGTCCGGCCGGAGAAAGTATTGGGTTCGACGGACTAAATTCCCCTGAAAGTGTGGCCAATGACCCACTCATTGCTTTTCAAACTGCATTGTGGTACTGGATGAAAAATGTTCGCCCGGTCATTGTTGAAGGGTTCGGGGAAACTATCCGAGCCATTAATGGTGCGCTTGAATGCGATGGTGGAAACCCTACTACTGTACAGAAACGCGTCGACTACTACATTGATTATTGTAACCAACTTGGTGTTGCCCCCGGTGACAACCTTACTTGCTAG
- the LOC133742869 gene encoding uncharacterized protein LOC133742869, translating into MEGFEEWKKQAEQWSSQALQQWKKQAEPLWSQAHEYIQQVPPTQIYAALAILLVTSVLLLLGRLFKRQKANTILLSGLSGSGKTVLFYQLRDGSAHQGTVTSMEPNEGTFVLNSEKSKNGKLRPVHLVDVPGHSRLRPKLDEFLPQAAGIVFVVDALEFLPNLRAVSEYLYDLLTKASVVKKKIPILILCNKTDKVTAHSKEFIRKQLEKEIDKLRASRSAISTADIANDFTLGVLGEPFSFTQCQNKVTVAEAAGIIGEVAEVERFIRDHVKS; encoded by the exons ATGGAAGGATTCGAAGAATGGAAGAAACAGGCAGAGCAATGGTCATCTCAAGCATTGCAACAATGGAAGAAACAGGCAGAGCCATTATGGTCTCAAGCACATGAGTACATTCAGCAGGTTCCGCCTACTCAGATCTATGCTGCTCTTGCCATCTTGCTAGTAACCTCAGTTTTACTCTTATTAG GTAGGTTGTTTAAACGGCAAAAAGCTAATACCATATTGCTGAGTGGGCTTAGCGGGAGTGGAAAGACTGTTCTTTTCTATCAA CTTCGGGATGGGTCTGCTCACCAAGGTACTGTGACATCAATGGAACCAAATGAGGGAACTTTTGTGCTCAATTCTGAAAAATCAAAG AATGGAAAGTTAAGGCCTGTGCATCTTGTTGATGTTCCTGGACATTCTCGTCTCAGACCCAAACTAGATGAGTTCCTGCCTCAAGCAGCTGGTATAGTTTTTGTGGTGGATGCTTTGGAATTCTTACCAAACTTGCGTGCTGTTTCAGA GTACCTGTACGATCTTTTGACCAAGGCAAGTGTGGTGAAGAAGAAAATTCCCATTCTTATTCTCTGCAACAAGACAGACAAAGTAACAGCACATAGCAAGGAGTTCATTCGCAAACAATTGGAGAAGGAAAT TGACAAATTACGGGCATCAAGAAGTGCAATATCAACAGCTGATATTGCAAATGACTTTACTCTTGGAGTACTTGGTGAACCATTTTCATTCACTCAGTGTCAGAACAAAGTTACAGTTGCAGAAGCTGCGGGTATTATAGGCGAGGTAGCTGAGGTGGAACGGTTCATCAGGGACCATGTAAAGTCTTAG
- the LOC133744564 gene encoding uncharacterized protein LOC133744564 → MLEENDKLNNPDEYDRIVRAEIPYEDEEPQLYDAVCTHMIHGPCGTLNPRQSCMKNGSCNKGYPKPFANFTVQGNDAYPVYRRRASRLPVPLRRRGDVMVDNSWVVPYNPWLLLRYNCHINVEICGSIKSVKYLYKYIYKGPDRVALELQSNPEFDEIRQFVDARWVCAPEALWRIFKFAMNRIYPTVERLQIHLPNMQQITFNVDETVENILADEHAQMSMLTEFFTINRMDEDARAYLYREIPEHYRWDNSNKIWVKRRRNYKVIGRIYSVSPSEGEKFYLRVLNHVRGPRSFRDLLTVNGVLQPTFKQAAEKQGLLENDNSIRQCLLEASAIRMPSTLRRLFVTILVYNEPIGVRTLWDEFFPFMVEDYPSSGDIANRNRLLQDLNGVLEQFNRNIRDFDLPEMTTEPEENSRMPRCIEDELSVHISQEDIDAIDRLNDDQRIAFNTIMDAVQRKRSALFFVDGPGGTGKTYLYRALLANIRRMNHIVLATGSSGIAANILPGGRTAHSRFKIPLNVDASSMCSISKQSALAQLVQDSTCL, encoded by the coding sequence ATGTTAGAAGAAAATGACAAGCTTAATAACCCTGATGAATATGATCGCATTGTTAGAGCTGAAATACCATATGAGGACGAGGAGCCTCAACTTTATGATGCAGTGTGTACACATATGATTCATGGTCCATGTGGAACTCTTAACCCAAGGCAGTCATGTATGAAAAATGGAAGTTGCAATAAAGGCTACCCAAAACCATTTGCAAATTTCACTGTGCAAGGGAATGATGCATATCCTGTATATCGGAGACGAGCAAGTCGTTTACCAGTACCTTTGCGTAGACGAGGAGATGTGATGGTGGATAACAGTTGGGTGGTTCCCTACAACCCATGGTTGCTATTACGGTATAATTGTCACATCAATGTTGAAATATGTGGGAGCATAAAAAGTGTCAAGTACTTATATAAGTATATCTACAAAGGTCCTGATAGAGTGGCACTTGAGCTGCAATCAAACCCAgagtttgatgaaattagaCAATTTGTTGATGCAAGGTGGGTCTGTGCACCGGAGGCTTTATGGAGGATCTTCAAATTTGCAATGAACAGAATATATCCAACAGTAGAGCGATTACAAATACATCTTCCCAACATGCAACAGATAACATTCAATGTTGATGAAACAGTAGAGAATATTCTGGCAGATGAGCACGCACAAATGTCAATGCTTACTGAGTTTTTCACCATAAATCGAATGGATGAGGATGCAAGAGCATATTTGTATCGAGAAATTCCTGAACATTACAGGTGGGATAATAGCAACAAAATTTGggtgaaaagaagaagaaactacaaGGTTATTGGGCGAATATACAGCGTCTCACCTTCTGAAGGTGAGAAATTTTACCTGCGTGTCCTTAATCATGTAAGAGGTCCAAGATCATTTCGTGATTTGCTTACTGTTAATGGTGTTCTACAACCAACTTTCAAGCAAGCAGCAGAGAAACAAGGTTTGCTAGAAAATGACAATAGTATCCGACAGTGTTTGTTGGAGGCCTCTGCAATTAGGATGCCATCAACTTTGAGGAGATTATTCGTCACAATTTTGGTGTACAATGAGCCAATCGGTGTCCGAACATTGTGGGAtgaattttttccttttatggTGGAAGATTATCCTTCATCTGGTGATATTGCAAACCGAAACAGGCTCTTACAAGATTTAAATGGAGTACTTGAACAATTTAACAGGAACATTAGAGATTTTGACCTGCCTGAAATGACAACGGAGCCAGAAGAAAATTCAAGAATGCCAAGGTGTATTGAAGACGAACTTTCCGTACATATCTCTCAAGAAGACATTGATGCAATTGACCGCCTTAATGACGACCAAAGGATCGCCTTTAACACGATCATGGATGCAGTTCAGAGAAAAAGAAGTGCATTATTTTTTGTTGATGGTCCTGGTGGAACTGGGAAGACATATTTATACCGTGCATTGCTAGCAAACATACGAAGAATGAATCATATAGTCTTAGCCACAGGATCATCCGGAATAGCTGCAAATATACTGCCCGGCGGGAGGACAGCTCACTCTAGATTTAAGATTCCACTCAATGTAGATGCGTCATCTATGTGTTCCATAAGTAAACAGTCTGCTCTGGCACAACTGGTACAAGATTCGACATGTCTTTGA
- the LOC133741874 gene encoding uncharacterized protein LOC133741874, with amino-acid sequence MAQGRGKRIRKVQKVPPPQQPATTTMADNVSARPTVRETVPAMPLTDNAFATPTVRENVLATTTVHAHVSHVRARANTPPRANLPPQTNVPLPANVDPSIHQLPTQQEIPFVGIGMKRKRGKSCGKALQELIKANGGPLRVDFHRTIHVLSDDTISKMFTSEIGITVRGGAPVCKYGWSDIDEEDDKRLLREELRVFFMVDLTDPAVVAYVDSKMSTAYSQFKTRLKKEWKAFGSPELGRANLPSADLWNERPVSHWHWLCDNIYTNQSCIEIAEKNSANRYMQQHTHRAGARPYVQHALVASKGGKELSLIQNWGEKHKDNNHEWINEAAKNKYEKMEAERNALLEKMYQEAPEGTAHDSIKLTLEVEYPIMAKKLGRKGRMIHGIGNVPHIRSNIRRVSAWGGNNSEVAELRDLIDQLTFNMLNMKEQNGLLKAQMEYLLRQSPGQMSEDDFPHPSTNC; translated from the exons ATGGCTCAAGGGAGAGGGAAGCGGATACGGAAGGTTCAAAAAGTGCCTCCACCTCAACAGCCAGCTACAACAACTATGGCAGATAATGTGTCAGCTAGACCTACTGTGCGTGAGACTGTGCCAGCAATGCCACTGACAGATAATGCATTTGCTACCCCTACTGTGCGTGAAAATGTGCTAGCAACAACTACTGTTCATGCTCATGTCAGTCATGTACGAGCAAGAGCTAACACGCCACCAAGAGCTAATTTGCCACCACAAACTAATGTGCCACTACCAGCTAACGTGGATCCATCAATTCATCAGCTGCCTACCCAACAAG AAATCCCTTTTGTGGGCATTGGCATGAAAAGGAAGCGTGGTAAATCATGTGGTAAGGCTCTTCAGGAGCTTATAAAGGCTAATGGTGGACCTCTGCGTGTTGACTTTCATCGGACCATCCATGTCCTTTCTGATGACACAATTTCTAAAATGTTTACTTCTGAGATAGGAATTACTGTTCGAGGTGGGGCACCAGTATGTAAATATGGCTGGTCTGAtattgatgaagaagatgataagAGGTTGCTAAGAGAGGAATTGCGG GTGTTCTTTATGGTGGACTTAACTGATCCAGCTGTTGTTGCGTATGTGGATTCCAAAATGTCTACTGCCTACTCCCAATTCAAGACTCGACTAAAGAAGGAATGGAAAGCATTTGGCTCACCTGAGCTAGGAAGAGCAAACCTGCCTAGTGCAGATTTATGGAATGAGAGACCTGTCTCACATTGGCACTGGCTTTGTGACAACATATACACCAACCAGTCTTGCATT GAGATTGCGGAAAAGAATTCTGCTAACAGGTATATGCAACAACATACTCACAGAGCTGGTGCACGGCCATACGTGCAACATGCTTTGGTGGCCTCTAAG GGTGGGAAGGAGTTGTCACTCATACAGAATTGGGGAGAGAAACACAAGGATAATAATCATGAATGGATCAATGAGGCTGCCAAGAACAAATAT GAGAAGATGGAGGCTGAGAGGAATGCCCTTTTAGAGAAGATGTACCAAGAGGCACCTGAGGGTACTGCACATGATTCTATCAAACTGACTTTGGAAGTTGAGTACCCAATAATGGCCAAGAAGCTTGGGAGGAAGGGTAGGATGATCCATGGCATTGGTAACGTCCCTCACATACGTTCTAACATACGTAGAGTATCTGCATGGGGTGGCAACAATTCTGAGGTAGCTGAATTGCGTGATCTTATCGACCAACTTACCTTTAACATGCTCAATATGAAGGAACAAAATGGACTATTGAAGGCTCAAATGGAATATTTATTGAGGCAATCTCCTGGGCAGATGAGTGAGGATGACTTCCCCCATCCTAGCACCAACTGCTAA
- the LOC133744566 gene encoding uncharacterized protein LOC133744566: MNRQWIHCDRCSKEYKNGVKSFIEFAKQNVNEENETVCPCSSCGYSKLKTIDVVHIHLLQHGLSVIFETYFRLGSETMPSPVQEPVIEPNNDIFDMMDDMLDRHDSTNQHIDGGEDTLGGDDFDEVQRVDGDNFDKLLLEAQRELYPGCTEYTVLTFVVELLSCKVDNLWTNKSVERNLQIMRKMCPKPNYIPESYYACKKMLKDLGLGYENIHACKYDCVLFYKEHEGKDKCPVCNEPRYKNSNSPQKKKIPQKILRYFPLTPRLQRLFKSRHTAGDMRWHKDKRVDEEGKMRHPADGSAWKDFDISYPEFAKDPRNVRLGLATDGFNPFGNMSLSYSMWPVVVIPYNLPPWKCMKKAFSMLTLLIPGPISPGRDIDVYLRPLIDELKELWVHGAKTYDKMAESDFNMRAAVMWTINDFPAYANLSGWSTKGYLACPVCNKDTASHTLKNKIGYGVHRRFLPIHHSWRKDTSKKSFTGKREMRKPPVKLFGKDILKQLKSLRPSKPEGKSKDTIKARIDLKNMNIKEDLHLKLKGNKVDKPLAEFPDGYASNIARCVKVDEGKLSGLKSHDCHVLIQRLLPVGIRKHLKKSICTPLVELSQFFEKICAKTLCIADLDRLEVEIVIILCKLEKIFPPAFFDIMVHLAVHLPGEAKLAGPVGYRWMYPIEILLGTYKKYVRNKAHPEGSIAEAYISYEALTFCSMYLRDVESSHNRPERNDDGVESKAKISVFAQKVRLTGGSKLVEYSKEQMEVLYWYILDNCIEIESFRDEHKLLLERESLNQLEERHRKSFPSWFKGRVKVLYDQKSALVNEELYVLAQGPTRRCVQHTGCIVNGVRWRIKQIDQTKTTQNSGVMTMGSHEGEACTYHDKLLSVVEVQFQLGFKVILFNCEWYNTGNKNNRVKKDYHLLSVNINSRWYKDNPYVLAIEANQVFYLDDPKLGHPWKVVQRIQPRHVWDVPEKEDNEDDNNTDNNGDENTDDDSDTNMEWEVQMEDDEIETSLVRDDGEPETIILDDSNRSLLIDTENDNDFINDDADVMEDDELSSNENEDIVGSEADSDLE; this comes from the exons ATGAATAGGCAGTGGATTCACTGCGATCGATGTAGTAAGGAGTATAAAAATGGGGTCAAATCATTCATTGAATTTGCTAAACAGAATGTGAATGAGGAGAATGAGACAGTATGTCCCTGCTCTAGTTGTGGTTATTCAAAGTTGAAAACTATTGATGTAGTTCACATCCATTTACTGCAACATGGGTTGTCAGTAATATTTGAAACATACTTTAGGTTAGGAAGTGAGACTATGCCTTCTCCAGTTCAGGAGCCAGTCATTGAACCCAACAATGACATATTTGATATGATGGACGATATGCTTGATAGGCATGACTCTACTAATCAGCATATTGATGGGGGTGAAGACACTCTAGGGGGTGATGATTTTGATGAGGTTCAAAGGGTAGATGGTGATAACTTTGATAAGTTATTACTTGAAGCACAAAGGGAATTGTACCCCGGTTGCACTGAATATACTGTTTTGACTTTTGTCGTGGAGTTGCTTAGTTGTAAAGTGGATAATTTGTGGACTAACAAATCAGTTGAGAGGAACTTACAGATCATGAGAAAAATGTGTCCAAAACCCAATTACATTCCCGAATCTTATTATGCATGTAAGAAGATGTTGAAAGATTTAGGGTTAGGGTATGAAAATATTCATGCGTGCAAGTATGATTGTGTCTTATTTTATAAGGAGCACGAAGGGAAGGATAAGTGTCCTGTGTGTAATGAACCACGGTACAAAAATAGTAACTCTCCACAAAAAAAGAAGATTCCTCAAAAAATTTTGCGCTATTTTCCCTTGACTCCAAGATTGCAAAGATTGTTTAAGTCTAGACACACAGCTGGTGATATGAGGTGGCACAAGGACAAACGGGTAGATGAGGAAGGAAAGATGAGGCATCCGGCAGATGGATCTGCATGGAAGGATTTTGATATATCTTATCCAGAATTTGCGAAAGACCCACGAAATGTCAGACTAGGCCTCGCTACCGATGGTTTCAATCCTTTTGGTAACATGAGTTTGTCTTATAGCATGTGGCCCGTGGTGGTGATTCCATATAATCTACCCCCTTGGAAGTGCATGAAGAAAGCATTCTCTATGCTTACCTTGTTAATTCCTGGACCAATTTCACCAGGAAGGGACATTGATGTATATCTGCGCCCGTTAATTGATGAACTTAAGGAGTTGTGGGTTCATGGTGCTAAAACATATGATAAGATGGCTGAGTCTGATTTTAATATGCGTGCAGCGGTAATGTGGACGATTAATGATTTTCCAGCGTACGCTAATCTATCCGGTTGGAGCACGAAAGGATATTTGGCATGCCCTGTATGTAATAAAGATACAGCAAGCCATACATTGAAAAACAAGATTGGTTATGGTGTGCACCGTCGCTTCTTACCTATACATCATTCTTGGCGCAAGGATACCAGTAAAAAGAGCTTCACTGGTAAACGAGAGATGAGAAAGCCCCCTGTAAAGCTCTTTGGTAAGGATATACTGAAACAGCTTAAATCCCTTAGACCAAGCAAACCTG AGGGGAAATCAAAGGATACAATTAAGGCAAGGATAGATTTGAAAAATATGAACATCAAGGAAGATTTACATTTGAAGCTCAAGGGGAACAAGGTTGATAAGCCCTTAGCTGA ATTTCCAGATGGTTATGCATCTAATATAGCTCGTTGTGTGAAAGTTGATGAGGGGAAGTTATCGGGTTTGAAAAGCCACGATTGCCATGTACTAATCCAACGACTTCTTCCTGTAGGAATTCGAAAACACTTAAAGAAGTCCATTTGTACTCCACTTGTGGAGTTATCACAATTCTTCGAAAAGATATGTGCAAAGACTTTATGTATTGCTGATCTGGATAGGTTAGAAGTAGAAATTGTCATTATTCTATGCAAATTGGAAAAAATCTTCCCACCAGCATTCTTTGATATCATGGTGCACTTGGCAGTCCACTTGCCCGGTGAAGCCAAACTTGCTGGTCCTGTAGGATATCGATGGATGTACCCGATAGAAAT ATTATTGGGAACATACAAGAAGTATGTGCGTAATAAAGCTCATCCAGAGGGTTCCATTGCGGAGGCATACATTTCGTATGAGGCATTAACCTTTTGTTCAATGTACTTGCGTGATGTTGAGTCATCTCATAATCGTCCAGAACGGAATGATGATGGGGTTGAATCCAAAGCAAAGATTTCTGTATTTGCTCAGAAAGTACGTCTCACTGGTGGTAGTAAACTGGTAGAATATTCAAAGGAGCAAATGGAAGTACTTTATTGGTATATCTTGGACAATTGCATTGAGATTGAATCATTTAGAGA TGAGCATAAATTGCTGTTGGAAAGGGAGAGTCTCAACCAATTGGAAGAAAGGCATAGGAAAAGTTTTCCAAGTTGGTTTAAGGGTCGTGTCAAAGTATTGTATGATCAGAAATCTGCATTGGTGAATGAAGAGTTGTATGTATTAGCACAGGGTCCAACTCGCCGATGTGTCCAACATACTGGATGTATTGTGAATGGTGTTCGATGGCGAATCAAACAGATTGATCAGACTAAGACAACCCAAAATAGTGGAGTAATGACCATGGGGTCACATGAAGGAGAAGCTTGTACTTACCATGACAAGTTACTCAGTGTTGTTGAAGTCCAGTTTCAATTAGGCTTTAAGGTTATTCTTTTCAATTGTGAGTGGTATAATACAGGGAACAAGAATAATAGAGTGAAGAAAGATTATCATCTCTTGTCAGTTAATATAAATAGTCGGTGGTACAAAGACAATCCATATGTGCTAGCAATTGAAGCAAATCAAGTCTTTTATCTAGATGACCCAAAGTTGGGTCATCCATGGAAAGTTGTTCAAAGGATTCAGCCTAGGCATGTTTGGGATGTGCCGGAGAAAGAAGATAATGAAGATGACAATAACACTGACAACAATGGTGATGAGAATACAGATGATGACAGTGACACTAACATGGAATGGGAAGTCCAGATGGAGgatgatgaaattgaaacaTCGTTAGTTAGAGATGATGGCGAGCCTGAAACTATAATCTTAGACGATTCCAATAGGTCATTGCTAATTGACACAGAGAATGACAATGATTTCATAAATGATGATGCTGACGTTATGGAGGATGATGAACTATCATCAAATGAAAATGAAGATATAGTTGGCAGTGAGGCAGATAGTGATTTAGAATAA
- the LOC133744567 gene encoding uncharacterized protein LOC133744567, protein MRSINDHQFAEFLLRVGDGSEQVINDEMIRLPECMVVPWESDQSINLIIDEVFPNLGDHVNDARYMVDRALITPINDDVDVLNEKIIHMFPGEEITLYSFDSVEDDIRNLYQPEFLNSITAGGLPPHKLTLKVGAPIMLLRNIDPKLGLCNGTRLLCRGSYQNLIDAEILTGQFAGTRVFLPRIPLKSAENAGLPFQLTRKQFPVKLSFCLTINKSQGQTIPHVGVYLPDHVFSHGQLYVALSRGVSESTTKVLVKKGSIVGEDGVFTKNVVFKEVLLHSNTNDRSSS, encoded by the coding sequence ATGAGATCCATAAATGACCACCAATTTGCAGAGTTTCTTCTTCGTGTAGGCGATGGGAGTGAACAAGTCATCAATGACGAAATGATAAGATTACCGGAATGCATGGTGGTTCCATGGGAAAGCGACCAATCTATCAATCTAATTATTGATGAAGTTTTCCCCAATTTGGGTGATCATGTAAATGATGCAAGATACATGGTGGACAGAGCATTGATTACTCCTATAAACGACGATGTGGACGTGTTGAATGAAAAGATAATCCATATGTTTCCAGGTGAAGAAATTACATTGTACTCATTTGACTCTGTTGAAGATGACATCAGAAATTTGTACCAACCAGAGTTTCTGAACTCAATAACCGCAGGTGGGCTGCCACCCCACAAGTTAACTCTGAAAGTAGGTGCTCCAATCATGCTTTTGAGGAATATTGACCCTAAATTGGGATTGTGTAACGGTACTAGATTGTTGTGCCGTGGTTCGTACCAAAATCTGATTGATGCTGAGATACTAACAGGACAATTTGCTGGGACTAGAGTTTTTCTACCTAGAATTCCTTTGAAAAGTGCAGAAAATGCTGGGCTCCCATTTCAACTAACAAGAAAGCAATTTCCAGTGAAACTGAGCTTCTGTTTGACCATAAACAAATCTCAAGGCCAGACTATCCCACATGTAGGTGTTTACCTCCCAGATCATGTTTTTAGTCATGGACAATTATATGTGGCATTGTCGAGAGGAGTATCGGAGTCAACCACAAAAGTTCTGGTTAAAAAAGGATCCATAGTTGGTGAAGATGGCGTATTTACAAAGAATGTCGTATTTAAAGAAGTTTTGCTTCATTCAAACACAAATGATAGATCGTCTTCATAG